TCTCGCGATCCTCCTTCGACACCGCCTCGTCCAGCTTGCCCTGCTGCGTCGCCTTGGCCAGCAGCTCGGAGACATGGCCCTGGAAGTCGGTCTTGATCTCGCGGATGCGCTGCGGCTTGCCGCCGAACCCCTTGCTGTTGTGCAGCAGGGCGTTGTGGTTGAGCTGCTGGAACGGCTCCAGCGCCACGCCGAGGCGGCGGCAATAGGCCAGCACGCCGTGATGGTGGTACGGGATGCGCCAGGGACCGGGGTTGAGGTACAGGCCCTGGTCGAAGCCGCAGGCCTGGGTGGCGCCGCCGAGCTCGGTGTAGCGGTCGCCGCCGCGCAGGGTCCAGTTCCGCCCGCCCGGCCGGTCGTTGAACTCCAGCACCTGGACCTTGTAGCCGGCCTGGCGCAGCTCCAACGCCGCGGTCAGCCCGGCCAGGCCGGCGCCGAGCACCAGCACCGAGGCGCCCCTGGGATCGCCGCTGAGATCGACCGGCCCCTTGTAGCCGGACTCCGCCGCCAGGCCGAGGCTGGTCATCGCCTGGTACATCGCGGCGCTGCCCGCCGCCATCCCGATCAGCGACAGCAGGCCGCGGCGGCTGACGCCGTCTCCCTGTTCCTCTTCCATCGGTACTTGCCCCTTCGACAGTCGCGGCGGAGCGATCCGGCCGCGGATGACGACAGCAGCAAGAACGATGCCAGAACGGGAAAGCCGCGTCTCCGGCGCCGTAGCGGCCGATCAGCCTCCCATCCGGTGCCTTTCGCTTCGGCACCGGACAAGGCAAATATTAGGCAAAGCTCAATTCAAGGATTCGTGTCGAATTTTTGGCAAATCAGCCAAGAATTCAAGCATTCACCAGATCGACCGTGAACTCGGCCGGCTGGCGCAGCGTCTGGTAGACGACGCAGTAGCGCTCGGTCAGCTTCAGCAGGGTGGCGCGCTGCTCCTCGGTCAGGTCGCCTTCGACGGCAAAGCGCAGGCGGATGGCGCGGAAGCCGACCGGCGCATCCTTGGCCACGCCGAGCGTGCCGCGGAAGTCGAGGTCGCCTTCGGCCGAGACGGTGCCGCCGGTGATCGGCAGGTTCAGCGCGGTAGCCACCGCCTTCAGCGTGACGCCGGCGCAGGCCACCAGCGCCTCCAGCAGCATGTCGCCGGAGCACAGCGACAGGCCGTCGCCGCCGGTCGCCGGATGCAGACCGGCCTCGGCCAGGGCGCGGCCGGTCTCGACCTTGCAGGTCACCCCCTCCTCGCCCAGCCGGCCCTTGGCGCGCAGGGTGATCAGGGCGGCGTCCGGCGCCTCGCGATACTTGTCCTTC
The sequence above is a segment of the Inquilinus sp. Marseille-Q2685 genome. Coding sequences within it:
- a CDS encoding OsmC family protein — its product is MDAETLRALQAPLKDKYREAPDAALITLRAKGRLGEEGVTCKVETGRALAEAGLHPATGGDGLSLCSGDMLLEALVACAGVTLKAVATALNLPITGGTVSAEGDLDFRGTLGVAKDAPVGFRAIRLRFAVEGDLTEEQRATLLKLTERYCVVYQTLRQPAEFTVDLVNA